A stretch of DNA from Strigops habroptila isolate Jane chromosome 10, bStrHab1.2.pri, whole genome shotgun sequence:
AGCCTGCAGTGGGGAACGGCTGGGGGCCTCTGGTGGTGCAGCCTTTCTGTCCATTCTGGGTCTGGCCACCGCCAGGAGCGCGGGCTCTGTGGTGAGCCTGCGAGGGTTGACGTGACGGCATCTGTGCAGCTGCCGGAGGGGGATGAAGAAGCCCTGATCCAGCTGTCGGTACCTGTGGAGCTGGCCCAAAAGGTGCTGCAGGTCTTGGAGAGGCGTTGCCAGGGCAGCGCTCAGCGTGACCTGCGCGGCTCCCACGTCTACGCCAAGTACTCCCTCAGCAGGGAGGCCGAGCAGGATGGCGACCGGAGCACTGCGGTGTCCTCGGAgggtgctggctgcaggagccctGAAGCCACGGTGGCCGAGGCACCAAAGGAAGACCTGTCCACAGCTCCAGTGCTGCCCCAAGCCCCTGCTGTGGCAGTGAAGTCGGATTCTCAGCTGTACAGCGAGCTCCTGGAGAGGGAAGGAGTGTCCCTCCCAGAGGTGACGGAGGAGCAGAGCGAAGGTGATGGCCTGCTACGTGCTGGAGGCACCTCCATTGCCTCTGAGGAGGAAAGGTGTGGGCAGGGCATGGCAGCCCTGGCACCTGCAGGttgcctggggaggggagagccTGTGGGTCTGGTCTGTGGGTGCATGGAGCCCTGAGGGTTGCTGAGGGTGTTACTGCTGCCCTGACGCCTGCgtccatccctccctcccaccagcGCTGGGCAGCTCCGAGGGGCTGAGCGAGAGGGGCTCGCTGGCCAAGATTGCAGCCACGGTGGATGTgatccagagcagcagctccgAGCTGGGGCTGCGCTTGGCAGGGCTTAAGCACATCCTGAAGATCCTGGAGGAGGAGCCCgagcagcaaggcagcaaagCCCAGAGCGGACTGGGGACCAGGAGTGTTGGGTGAGCTGTGGGGTGCTGTGCACCTCTCCTGCCTGGTGGGGAGGGCCGTGTCGGCAGGGTGGGGGACAGTGCTGGCGGTGGAAGTGGGAAGGCCGGTATGCCCCTGCGTGCTCAGCAAGAAGAAAGCTGGATCTTGTGTCCCTTTGTCCCAGGCAGGCTCATTCCCGGGGCTGATGCAGCCGTGGCAGAGCCATGTGGGCAGGGAGAAGGTGTTGGCAGGGCCCGAGGTGTTGGCGTGCCAGCGGCGGTGCCAGGAGGCTCCTGCCGAGGTGTCCTTTCCCGTGCAGGGAGAAGTTGGTGAAGGTGGCAGTGGAGCTGCTGGGCACGGAGGCGGCAGAGAAGGCCGTGGTGGTGGTGACGCTGCGTCTGCTGGCCATGCTCATGGCCAAGCACGACTGGCGCGTGACGTTCGCCATGGAGGGCGGCGTGCGGGCCGTGCTGGCCTGCATGCAGCAGCACGCCTCCTCCGCTCTGGTGCAGCAGGCTGGCCTGGCAGTGAGTGTGGCAGAGGGGGTGCTGCCCAGGGGTGCTGGGCAGGCTGCAGGCTCACCCTGGTGTGCCGGGGGTGCCCGCTGCCCTCCTGACTGCTGTTGTCCTTGCAGGCCCTGAAGGTGCTGGTGGGAGCTGTGGCCGGCGAgccaggaggtgctggtgggaAACTCTTGCCCCTGAAGCAGGCTGACGCGCAGCTGATTCGGGAGATCTTTGCCAGCATCGGCTCTGCCTCCAGCAAGGGCTCGGCGAGCCTGCTGAGtgccatccctgctgccctgaGCACCATGCAGAGCGTCCCCGGGTAGGGCAGAGTGAGGACGGCGGCAGGGGCGGGATGGGCAGGCAGGCGGGTCGGTGGGTGCCAGAGGGAGGAAGGTGCCCGCATCGCTCTGTTCCCGCAGGGGCTCCTCGGGTGTGCAGAACGGCTTGCTGGTGGTGAACATGCTGATCGACGGCCACCGGGGCCTGGCGGAGCAGCTGGCGAGCTGCGATCTCCCCGcggtgctgcagagctgctggagggacgGGCAGAGCCCCGGCTGCCCTCACGCGACGCTGGCCCTGGGCGCCATCAACCGCCTGGCGGAGCACGGGCTGCCCCTGGGCCCGCAGACCGCAGGTAGCAGCTGCCCGGCCCCGCTGCGCCGTGGCCGTGCCGGGTGCCGCGGGCAGGGCTGCCTccccgggcagggcagggcagggcagagccacCCGCTGCCGCCTCGCGAGCAGGGGCCTGGGCCGGGCCCGCGTGTCCTTGTCGTGGCAGGCAGAGAGGCACCGCTGGACCTGGGGGACGTGCGGAGGCTTCTGAGCGGGCTGGGGGACGGCGTCTTGTCCAAGGACGTGGTGGTGGCCCTGGAGCGGCAGCTCTGCGGCGAAGGCCCCGTCCCCTCTGGCGCGGCGGCCCGGCTGCTGCAGGACCACCGATGCTTCCGGCCGCTGCTGCGCAGCTTCGAGCTGCTGGGGGCAGAGAAGGGCGTGAGCCTGAGCATCCTCAGGTGGGTGCAGGGGGTTTGGTTGGGCTGCACAGCGGGTGTGCGGGTGCTGGTGGTGATGCTGGGGGCACACGGTGCATGTTTGTGGGTCCTGGTGGGGCTGTTCTTCACCAGGGGcggctgcagcccagcacataCATAGGTGCTGATTGGGGTGTCCCAGGACGCAGGGCCGTATGGGCATGGAGCAGCATGTTCCTGGGTGCTGGTGCGGTGTCTGAGGTGCCTGGGGAGTCTTGGCTCCTTGTCCCTGTGGGGTGCTGGTGTTCCAGTGGGGCAGGGAAGCAGGGCTGCCTCTGACACCACCCACTGCCTGTGCGCCGTGGCCTGAGTGGGCCTCCTGTGTCACTCAGGATCCTGAACAAGATCCTGGATGGTTACCAGGAGGATGTGCTGCCCTGGCACGAGTGTGTGGAGCCCTGTGTGTCCTCCCTGAGTGCCCACAGCAGCGACCGGGAGGTGAGGGCGCTCGTGGCAGTGATGTGCTCGGTGCCGTGCTGGCTGAGCCACGGCCACCAGCCAGGCCTGTTGTGGCCAGTGCGGCAGGAGAGGCGGGGAGTGGTGGCCGTGGCTGTGTCCTGGCTGCTGGTATTGCCCGGGCCGTGCCTCGCCAGgctctggcagtgctgctgcggTGTTGGGGTGGAGGGGATGGGGCACGgcagcacctcctgctgctgctgctggggcctGGCAGGTCCTGGctgctcacagctgctgcttcgcaggtgctgcaggaggtcATTGGCTTCCTGCACCGCCTGGCCACCACCAGCAAGGACTGCGCCGTGGTGATGTGCTGTGTGGGCACCCACGAGGCTCTGTCCAAAGCCCTGAACAAGCACAGCACGGCCCCGCCGCTGGCGCCAGCCCTGCTCGCCCTGGTGGGTGACTGCGAGAAGCACGCTGACATCTCCAAGAAGCTGATGACCAGCATCTTGGCTGGCTGCATCCAGGTGGGCCTGGGGGGGCCCTGCGGTGCTGGACTCTGGGTCTCGGGGCCGTCCAGCTGCCCCTGGCACCGAGGGGCAgcctcctgctctctgcttgcCGCAGCACTGTGGTGGGCGAGGGGAGGAGGACCCAGAGCCCCTGGTCAAAGCCTCGCCCCATCCCAtagctggtgctggggcagaTTGAGGAGCATCGCCGGAGCCACCATCCCATCAGCATCCCCTTGTTCGATGTCTTTCTgcacaacctgtgccagggtgaGTGTTGTGAGCGGGAGCTGAACCCGTGCCTGGCACGTGCTGGCCCGGCTGCTGGAGGCTCCATGTGCTTCTCTCCCTCAGGCTCCAGCATGGAGGTGAAAGAGGAGAGGTGCTGGGAGAAGGtggaggtctcttccaactcccGATGGGCCAGCAAGCTCATGGACAGGAATCCCATGACCTACTGGGAGTCAAACGGCAGCACCGGCTCCCACTTCATCACTGTGCACATGCAGTGTGGTGTGGTGGTCaggtggggctgggctgggagggctgggggggccTTGGGTCCCGGagggcaggcagctctgctgggaggaGAGGGCTTTGGGCCCTTGTGCAAGCCCTGCCCCAGTGGTCCCTGTCCTGGGGGTTGCTGGATGGGGGCAGTGGTGTGTGCGGCTGGCAGGGGCCTGGGTAGGGAGGTGGGGGCTGCTGGGCAGCACCACGTCCGCTGTGCTACAGGGAGATGAGCATGCTGGTGGCCAGCGAGGACTCCAGCTACATGCCGGCCCGTGTTGTGGTGCTGGGGGGAGACAGCCCTGCCACCGTCAGAACCGAGCTCAATGCGGTGAGTCTCTCGAGGGCTGCTCAGGCCATGGGGCCCCACGGGAGCGGTGGGCTGGTCCTTGCTGTGCCCCAGGAAGGTCCTGTCCCGGTGCAGGGCCCTGGGGGATGCCCCATGGGGAGGTGGGgatggcaggagctgtgctgcgGAAGCCTCCTCCTGGCTGTAGGCAGCGGGTGCTGGAGACTCGGGCATGGGCAATGGTGCAGCCCGGGCTACAGCAGCCTGGTGTGCTGGGGCTGTCAGCCAGAAGTGGGGCTCTGGCAGGGGGTGCCTCGGGGCTGCATAGGGGCTGTTGGCAAGGGACAGAGGTCATGGCTTTAACAGGGTGGTCAGGGGAGCACGCAGCGTGGCTGGTGCCTGTCTCTTGGCTTGCTGAGggctctctgcctgcctgcaggtgACCATCCTGCCCTCAGACAGCAGAGTGATCCTGCTGGAGAACATGAGCCGCTTCTGGCCCGTCATCCAGATCCGGGTGAAGCGGTGCCAGCAGGTAGGGGAGCAGGAGCCTGGGACAGGGAGCCACACTGTGGGGCTATGGGGCTGAGGGTTGCTTTGTCCCACAGGGCGGCATTGACACCCGTGTGCGTGGCATCGAGGTGCTGGGTCCAAAGCCCACTTTCTGGCCCATCTTCAAGGAGAAGCTGTGCCAGCGGACGTTCCTCTCCTGCACTGCTCGGACTCATGCCTGGTGCCAGGAGATCTGTCGGGACCGGGGGCgactgctgcagctctttggCAGGTGAGTTGTCTTCTCGCTGTGCCATCACATCCCTGGTCTCTGAGGGGCCCCGGGTGCAGGGCGCGAGTGGGGCTTCTGAGCCGATGTGCCTGGCAAGGGGCTGCGCTGCTGTCCCAGGAGTCGCCCCGGGCATCGGCAGCACCATGTGCTGCCCGGTCGCTGTTGCAGGCTGAACCGGGCGCTGCGGCACGAGCAGAGCTTCGCCGACCGCTTCCTCCCTGACAATGAGGCGGCGCGGGCCTTGGGCAGGACGTGCTGGGAGGCCCTGGTGACCCCGTTGGTGCAGAGCATCACCAGCCCAGGTACCCTGCGCTCTCGCGGGCCCGTGCCCCAGGCTGAGGCAGCCCGCTCTGAGCCTGGTTTCCTCACAGACCCTGACGGCGTCAGCCCCCTGGCCTGGCTGCTGAGCCAGTACCTGGAGAGCGTGGAGCCGCCCTGCCGCACCAGGAGCCCTGGTGCTGCCTTTGGTTCCCGTGTGCGGCGCCTCACCCAGCTCCTGGTGCACGTGGACCCCGGTGGCTGGGAGCCGGAGGAGGCGAGAGCAGCTGGTGAGCATGGGGCTGGAACGGCGCTGGCCCGGAGTGCCAGGCTGTGGCCGTGGGGATCTGCTGGAGGGGTCGGGGGAGGGCCCTGTGGCACCGGGGGGCTCCTGAGCCGGGAAGGGCTTGTGGCCGTGCCCCTGCAGTGGCTGTGCCTGCCCGGAATCTGCGCTGAGCCCCCAGGGAGGGGGGAGGCTGCTGGCGGTGACTGTGCAGGGCCTGCCCGTGGAGCTGCGCTGAGCCTGGTGTTGTCCCTTGGCaggtgggaaggaggggaagaacaAGGAGGCACCGGCCAGGCCTGCGAAGGTGGTGGTGGAGAAGTCAAGCAGCCTGTGGGGCATCTCGCAGTGCTGGCGTGGCGTGGTGCAGCAGCAGGTAGTGCTTGGAGGGCTGGCTCTGGGGCCAGAGAGGGCACGTGGGACCTCACATTGGGCATGTATAGTGGCACATGAGGCTTGACAGCGCCCTGGGCACTGTGTGGAGAGGGTGCGGGGCTGTACCTGGCCTCTGGAGTGGTGTggggcagccctgctgctcttgCCACCCTGGCAGGATTCAGGCATCAGCCTGGTGCCGCAGGCTGAGAGACAGGTACAGGTTTGGGCTACTTActccagtgctgggctgctgctgcacttgtGTCTTGCCCCTGCCCAGCCTTTAGGCTGTGCTTCTGTCTCTCCACAAGCTCTTGGTAGCTGACTGCTGGCCGGGATCTGGACAGTTGGTGTCgacagtggggctggggctgtggaCATATCTACAGGCCACATGCACATCCTGCTGTGGGGCTCACCCCTCTCGTAGCACACCCCGCTGGGGGGCTTACCCGTCTCCTGTCGTGTCCCGCAGGTGCAGCGGTTCCTGGAGGCAGCCGGGCAGGCGCCTGACCTCGTGGAGCGATACTGCGGGCTGTACCAGCGCCTGCGCGGCGCCACGGAGGAGCTCTTTGGGCAGCAGGCTGCCTTTGCGCTGGCCCTGGGCCAGGGCTTCGCAGgggctttgctgcagctctccttCCTTACTGCCCTGCACGTGAGTCGAGGGAGTGCGGCACCAGCACCGGGGCTTTCCCCGCTGCTCCCCCCAGGGATGttcccccagcccagccctgcagccccctcGCAGGGGTGAGCCCCCTCCGCAGCCAGCCCTGTCCCTCTGCAGGTCAGTGAGCAGTTTGCCCGCTACCTGGACAGGCAGATCCAGGAGCTCCGCGGGGCTGTGGGCAGCACAGGGCCACTGCAGCAGATCCTGGAGCCCTTTGTTGTCTTCAGTGGCCTGGAGCTCGCCCACACCTTCGAGCACTTCTACCGGTGAGGGGGGCCATCTCTTCATGGGACCAGAGGGCCTGGGGTCAATGCTGTGGCATGACAGGGGAGGTGCAGGCGGTGCTGAGCCCGCCTTTGTGTGGCCGTGGTGCTCCCgctttgcttttcccagctctggTATCCGGAGGGAAGGGTTGTGAGTGGTCACAGGCGCTGCCAGTCTGTGGAGGCACATTCCCTGCTGGCAATGGAGAGGGGAGACGGGCGCTGCCGGGCCCATGTGCCGTGGGGGAGGCCAGAGCCGGGGCCATGGCTGTCTCCCAGTGCGAGGCTCCCCGCGGGCCGGCCCCTGGCCTGACGCTGGCGCCTGTGGCAGGCACTACCTGGGCGACCGGCTCCTGGTGCAAGGGCCATCGTGGCTGGAAGGAGCCGTCGTGGAGCAGATCGGGCTGTGCTTCCCCAGCCGCTTCCCCCAAGACATGCTGAGCAACCTGGCCGAGTCGGAGGAGCTGCAGCGGCAGTTTCGCCTCtaccagctgcaggaggaggacaagcggctgctggagctggacaTGGGCCTGGACGAGGTGagtgtgctgctgggggggaggCCGGGGCTGCCCCGTTCCTCAGAGGCTTGTCCTGAGCCGCGCTGCTGCCCCCGTGCCAGGCACTGGGGACGGCCTCGGTGGCGGATGTGCCGGAGGTGACGGTGCTGGCCCTGTCCCCGCGCTGCTGGCCTGTTTCGCCGCTCTGCCACATGGACCAGCCCTGGAGGTTGTTCTCGGCGGCGCTGAGCTGTCCCCTGGACGAGTTCACCGACTTCTGCAGGCGCAGTGAGTGTGGGGAGCCCCCAGGCCCTgtacagcagctctgccaggagcagcaggagggctggagTGTGCCCGGGGGGTCGGGCAGGGCTGTCTCTTGCGCTGATGCTGTCCCTGGCAGGCCAGAGCCGGCTGGGCTGGGAGTGCACAAAGCCCTGGCGGTTGCAGTGGACATGGCTGGGCCATGCCGAGCTGCAGTTTGGAGACTGCGTCCTCCACGTGTCCACGCTGCAGATGTACATCCTGCTGTGCTTCAACAGTGCTGAGGTAGGAGCTGGGGTCCTGTGGGGTGATGAGGCAGCAGATGCCGGAGCACAGCTGGGCCGTGTCCTCCCTTCTGGTGGGGTCTCCAGCGGTGTTTGGGGCACAGGCTGCCCCCTGTTCACTGGGCTGTGGCTGGTGAGTCTTGGCCTctggcaggaggtggctgtgGAGGCCCTGCTGCAGGTCACAGGGCTCCCTGCTGACCTGGTGCACCACGCACTGGCACCGCTGACTCACGGCGAGGGCGTCCTGGTGTGGAGCCGCCCAGCGCGAGGTgagtgtggggctgggacagcTCTGGGAGGTGCTGCTCTGAGCCGCGAGCGGGTGCTGGGGTAGAGGGGAAGGGGGTGGGCTGGGGTGAGCCTGTCTGTGGGTGCTCAGGGTGCAGGACTGTGTGTCAGGTTGGGGCCTAAGGCCATGTGTGGGGTGTGGGTCAGCTGGGTGGTTGGGTGTCATCCTGGGGTTGGGGCCAGGGGCGATGCTTGGGGCCACGTATGGGGGGCAGGAATGGGGCCAAGAGCTGTGATGCAGCATCGGGAGGGTTTGGTCCCACAGCCACACACGTGTCGTGGGGCTCCTTCGGGGCCCAGCTCGGGGCTTGGCTGACCCTGGGCCGGGTGTAGCTCCAGGCACGCTGCGGCTGAACCAGGCAGCCCTGGCCCATGCCTCTGGCCGCCACCTGaggctgctgccccagcagagGTACCTGCGGGTGGAGAGGGCTGAGGTCAGCGCcctggaaaggaagaggaacaTCCTCTGCTGCCTCATCACCCGC
This window harbors:
- the LOC115613598 gene encoding cullin-9-like isoform X1 codes for the protein MVNERCNGNLLVPLGPKLQACPEQLLRQRRGHDGQPEYLIQWRIISLEERAAGGSSASSAETKPENISMWMSAEEVCASCPALLGQRKLEGQCVTGEKAAGPSAADVLGDEASLLEMKADVRSLVQRAGRQMAESRAPESSILNIIHVLSAYASIGSLVGAFKETGALDLLMKMLCHKDKQIRRSAGKMLRALASHDAGSWAYVLLSLSQQDGIEHHMDSDSRYTLLELFAETMSSEEHCMPFEGIHLPQIPGKLLFILVKRYLCVTSLLDKLSSGVEQGGEQQACTVPSPLPEDKSRVKQEFEFSMAMANLISELVHVMGWGHSHKPEPPPRQEPQPRTTRSIFQHRATSCTAAQAAPAPAPKEPVVFKTRSAFPSRSSYVEYVQARLVRGMRVRMLEDYEQVSAGDEGDFRQSNDGTPPVQVYWQALGCTYWVHWHMVEIIGPSRQEEHEGQEKVSALAHNCKPAAVAQPFFCKPSGGLYSLPYLGEQSAKAAEALSRAEWWELLFFVKKLEAQEQKEVMCIIQQEQGEQLPEGDEEALIQLSVPVELAQKVLQVLERRCQGSAQRDLRGSHVYAKYSLSREAEQDGDRSTAVSSEGAGCRSPEATVAEAPKEDLSTAPVLPQAPAVAVKSDSQLYSELLEREGVSLPEVTEEQSEALGSSEGLSERGSLAKIAATVDVIQSSSSELGLRLAGLKHILKILEEEPEQQGSKAQSGLGTRSVGEKLVKVAVELLGTEAAEKAVVVVTLRLLAMLMAKHDWRVTFAMEGGVRAVLACMQQHASSALVQQAGLAALKVLVGAVAGEPGGAGGKLLPLKQADAQLIREIFASIGSASSKGSASLLSAIPAALSTMQSVPGGSSGVQNGLLVVNMLIDGHRGLAEQLASCDLPAVLQSCWRDGQSPGCPHATLALGAINRLAEHGLPLGPQTAGREAPLDLGDVRRLLSGLGDGVLSKDVVVALERQLCGEGPVPSGAAARLLQDHRCFRPLLRSFELLGAEKGVSLSILRILNKILDGYQEDVLPWHECVEPCVSSLSAHSSDREVLQEVIGFLHRLATTSKDCAVVMCCVGTHEALSKALNKHSTAPPLAPALLALVGDCEKHADISKKLMTSILAGCIQLVLGQIEEHRRSHHPISIPLFDVFLHNLCQGSSMEVKEERCWEKVEVSSNSRWASKLMDRNPMTYWESNGSTGSHFITVHMQCGVVVREMSMLVASEDSSYMPARVVVLGGDSPATVRTELNAVTILPSDSRVILLENMSRFWPVIQIRVKRCQQGGIDTRVRGIEVLGPKPTFWPIFKEKLCQRTFLSCTARTHAWCQEICRDRGRLLQLFGRSRPGHRQHHVLPGRCCRLNRALRHEQSFADRFLPDNEAARALGRTCWEALVTPLVQSITSPDPDGVSPLAWLLSQYLESVEPPCRTRSPGAAFGSRVRRLTQLLVHVDPGGWEPEEARAAGGKEGKNKEAPARPAKVVVEKSSSLWGISQCWRGVVQQQVQRFLEAAGQAPDLVERYCGLYQRLRGATEELFGQQAAFALALGQGFAGALLQLSFLTALHVSEQFARYLDRQIQELRGAVGSTGPLQQILEPFVVFSGLELAHTFEHFYRHYLGDRLLVQGPSWLEGAVVEQIGLCFPSRFPQDMLSNLAESEELQRQFRLYQLQEEDKRLLELDMGLDEALGTASVADVPEVTVLALSPRCWPVSPLCHMDQPWRLFSAALSCPLDEFTDFCRRSQSRLGWECTKPWRLQWTWLGHAELQFGDCVLHVSTLQMYILLCFNSAEEVAVEALLQVTGLPADLVHHALAPLTHGEGVLVWSRPARAPGTLRLNQAALAHASGRHLRLLPQQRYLRVERAEVSALERKRNILCCLITRILKVEKQLHIGNLVFRVIDACQKGELGPGLQFLSFCCHSVDVLSCVLHLLNQGYLRRQEEKPHILEYISAEPTTPPTSQVQPQVTFQTVEIKTAARPASAKRRQTFSTFR
- the LOC115613598 gene encoding cullin-9-like isoform X3, whose amino-acid sequence is MKADVRSLVQRAGRQMAESRAPESSILNIIHVLSAYASIGSLVGAFKETGALDLLMKMLCHKDKQIRRSAGKMLRALASHDAGSWAYVLLSLSQQDGIEHHMDSDSRYTLLELFAETMSSEEHCMPFEGIHLPQIPGKLLFILVKRYLCVTSLLDKLSSGVEQGGEQQACTVPSPLPEDKSRVKQEFEFSMAMANLISELVHVMGWGHSHKPEPPPRQEPQPRTTRSIFQHRATSCTAAQAAPAPAPKEPVVFKTRSAFPSRSSYVEYVQARLVRGMRVRMLEDYEQVSAGDEGDFRQSNDGTPPVQVYWQALGCTYWVHWHMVEIIGPSRQEEHEGQEKVSALAHNCKPAAVAQPFFCKPSGGLYSLPYLGEQSAKAAEALSRAEWWELLFFVKKLEAQEQKEVMCIIQQEQGEQLPEGDEEALIQLSVPVELAQKVLQVLERRCQGSAQRDLRGSHVYAKYSLSREAEQDGDRSTAVSSEGAGCRSPEATVAEAPKEDLSTAPVLPQAPAVAVKSDSQLYSELLEREGVSLPEVTEEQSEALGSSEGLSERGSLAKIAATVDVIQSSSSELGLRLAGLKHILKILEEEPEQQGSKAQSGLGTRSVGEKLVKVAVELLGTEAAEKAVVVVTLRLLAMLMAKHDWRVTFAMEGGVRAVLACMQQHASSALVQQAGLAALKVLVGAVAGEPGGAGGKLLPLKQADAQLIREIFASIGSASSKGSASLLSAIPAALSTMQSVPGGSSGVQNGLLVVNMLIDGHRGLAEQLASCDLPAVLQSCWRDGQSPGCPHATLALGAINRLAEHGLPLGPQTAGREAPLDLGDVRRLLSGLGDGVLSKDVVVALERQLCGEGPVPSGAAARLLQDHRCFRPLLRSFELLGAEKGVSLSILRILNKILDGYQEDVLPWHECVEPCVSSLSAHSSDREVLQEVIGFLHRLATTSKDCAVVMCCVGTHEALSKALNKHSTAPPLAPALLALVGDCEKHADISKKLMTSILAGCIQLVLGQIEEHRRSHHPISIPLFDVFLHNLCQGSSMEVKEERCWEKVEVSSNSRWASKLMDRNPMTYWESNGSTGSHFITVHMQCGVVVREMSMLVASEDSSYMPARVVVLGGDSPATVRTELNAVTILPSDSRVILLENMSRFWPVIQIRVKRCQQGGIDTRVRGIEVLGPKPTFWPIFKEKLCQRTFLSCTARTHAWCQEICRDRGRLLQLFGRSRPGHRQHHVLPGRCCRLNRALRHEQSFADRFLPDNEAARALGRTCWEALVTPLVQSITSPDPDGVSPLAWLLSQYLESVEPPCRTRSPGAAFGSRVRRLTQLLVHVDPGGWEPEEARAAGGKEGKNKEAPARPAKVVVEKSSSLWGISQCWRGVVQQQVQRFLEAAGQAPDLVERYCGLYQRLRGATEELFGQQAAFALALGQGFAGALLQLSFLTALHVSEQFARYLDRQIQELRGAVGSTGPLQQILEPFVVFSGLELAHTFEHFYRHYLGDRLLVQGPSWLEGAVVEQIGLCFPSRFPQDMLSNLAESEELQRQFRLYQLQEEDKRLLELDMGLDEALGTASVADVPEVTVLALSPRCWPVSPLCHMDQPWRLFSAALSCPLDEFTDFCRRSQSRLGWECTKPWRLQWTWLGHAELQFGDCVLHVSTLQMYILLCFNSAEEVAVEALLQVTGLPADLVHHALAPLTHGEGVLVWSRPARAPGTLRLNQAALAHASGRHLRLLPQQRYLRVERAEVSALERKRNILCCLITRILKVEKQLHIGNLVFRVIDACQKGELGPGLQFLSFCCHSVDVLSCVLHLLNQGYLRRQEEKPHILEYISAEPTTPPTSQVQPQVTFQTVEIKTAARPASAKRRQTFSTFR
- the LOC115613598 gene encoding cullin-9-like isoform X2, which produces MVNERCNGNLLVPLGPKLQACPEQLLRQRRGHDGQPEYLIQWRIISLEERAAGGSSASSAETKPENISMWMSAEEVCASCPALLGQRKLEGQCVTGEKAAGPSAADVLGDEASLLEMKADVRSLVQRAGRQMAESRAPESSILNIIHVLSAYASIGSLVGAFKETGALDLLMKMLCHKDKQIRRSAGKMLRALASHDAGSWAYVLLSLSQQDGIEHHMDSDSRYTLLELFAETMSSEEHCMPFEGIHLPQIPGKLLFILVKRYLCVTSLLDKLSSGVEQGGEQQACTVPSPLPEDKSRVKQEFEFSMAMANLISELVHVMGWGHSHKPEPPPRQEPQPRTTRSIFQHRATSCTAAQAAPAPAPKEPVVFKTRSAFPSRSSYVEYVQARLVRGMRVRMLEDYEQVSAGDEGDFRQSNDGTPPVQVYWQALGCTYWVHWHMVEIIGPSRQEEHEGQEKVSALAHNCKPAAVAQPFFCKPSGGLYSLPYLGEQSAKAAEALSRAEWWELLFFVKKLEAQEQKEVMCIIQQEQGEQLPEGDEEALIQLSVPVELAQKVLQVLERRCQGSAQRDLRGSHVYAKYSLSREAEQDGDRSTAVSSEGAGCRSPEATVAEAPKEDLSTAPVLPQAPAVAVKSDSQLYSELLEREGVSLPEVTEEQSEALGSSEGLSERGSLAKIAATVDVIQSSSSELGLRLAGLKHILKILEEEPEQQGSKAQSGLGTRSVGEKLVKVAVELLGTEAAEKAVVVVTLRLLAMLMAKHDWRVTFAMEGGVRAVLACMQQHASSALVQQAGLAALKVLVGAVAGEPGGAGGKLLPLKQADAQLIREIFASIGSASSKGSASLLSAIPAALSTMQSVPGGSSGVQNGLLVVNMLIDGHRGLAEQLASCDLPAVLQSCWRDGQSPGCPHATLALGAINRLAEHGLPLGPQTAGREAPLDLGDVRRLLSGLGDGVLSKDVVVALERQLCGEGPVPSGAAARLLQDHRCFRPLLRSFELLGAEKGVSLSILRILNKILDGYQEDVLPWHECVEPCVSSLSAHSSDREVLQEVIGFLHRLATTSKDCAVVMCCVGTHEALSKALNKHSTAPPLAPALLALVGDCEKHADISKKLMTSILAGCIQLVLGQIEEHRRSHHPISIPLFDVFLHNLCQGSSMEVKEERCWEKVEVSSNSRWASKLMDRNPMTYWESNGSTGSHFITVHMQCGVVVREMSMLVASEDSSYMPARVVVLGGDSPATVRTELNAVTILPSDSRVILLENMSRFWPVIQIRVKRCQQGGIDTRVRGIEVLGPKPTFWPIFKEKLCQRTFLSCTARTHAWCQEICRDRGRLLQLFGRLNRALRHEQSFADRFLPDNEAARALGRTCWEALVTPLVQSITSPDPDGVSPLAWLLSQYLESVEPPCRTRSPGAAFGSRVRRLTQLLVHVDPGGWEPEEARAAGGKEGKNKEAPARPAKVVVEKSSSLWGISQCWRGVVQQQVQRFLEAAGQAPDLVERYCGLYQRLRGATEELFGQQAAFALALGQGFAGALLQLSFLTALHVSEQFARYLDRQIQELRGAVGSTGPLQQILEPFVVFSGLELAHTFEHFYRHYLGDRLLVQGPSWLEGAVVEQIGLCFPSRFPQDMLSNLAESEELQRQFRLYQLQEEDKRLLELDMGLDEALGTASVADVPEVTVLALSPRCWPVSPLCHMDQPWRLFSAALSCPLDEFTDFCRRSQSRLGWECTKPWRLQWTWLGHAELQFGDCVLHVSTLQMYILLCFNSAEEVAVEALLQVTGLPADLVHHALAPLTHGEGVLVWSRPARAPGTLRLNQAALAHASGRHLRLLPQQRYLRVERAEVSALERKRNILCCLITRILKVEKQLHIGNLVFRVIDACQKGELGPGLQFLSFCCHSVDVLSCVLHLLNQGYLRRQEEKPHILEYISAEPTTPPTSQVQPQVTFQTVEIKTAARPASAKRRQTFSTFR